In Leptospira stimsonii, the following proteins share a genomic window:
- a CDS encoding acyl-CoA carboxylase subunit beta has translation MSEAKYSLENPFQSSTEPDVPKARGLYEEANELGKELLNKPLAGGGVDRILVQHSKERMTVWERIKVLTEQEPNILYQNWGKSLDGASLVTGILNINGRDVAIYGHDFTLRAGSMDATNGSKLARLIYMAGEHGIPLIGMNDSAGAYVPAGVGGLDGYSEAFTALRKISGVVPSLMLMFGFNAGGGAYLPRQGSFMIQCENTFFGLTGPGVVKSVLGEDISADDLGGPKVHGQSGVVDIVTGDELGSLRTALRLLSYLPDNNHSFAPFHPTSDPTDRFIYEEEILFKKTFNSPTGMNTPFDITLYLQNICDHGQYFEIQPQRSRNLVTAFGRIGGHVVAFVANNSAVSSGQIDINAARKGTRFIRFCNLYNIPIVFLEDTTGFLPGKEQEQNGIVLEGRKLLDSIIDIRTPRLTLIIRNAFGGAYACFNSYHVGADMVFALPTARIAVMGPAGKDYVYKDDVSAIHREYQENVKKGMSEKEAIVIRDKKLQTLSTQYERELMNPKEALSLGSVSRIVLPGTTRNILFQNLDYLIRHYKPAPLSGPQREFE, from the coding sequence ATGTCCGAAGCAAAATACTCACTGGAAAATCCATTCCAATCCTCGACTGAACCTGACGTTCCGAAAGCTCGTGGTCTTTACGAAGAAGCCAATGAATTAGGAAAAGAACTCCTCAACAAACCCCTCGCGGGTGGAGGAGTCGACAGGATTCTCGTTCAACATTCTAAAGAAAGAATGACCGTTTGGGAACGTATCAAAGTTCTCACGGAACAAGAACCCAATATTCTCTATCAAAACTGGGGAAAGAGTCTCGATGGGGCCTCCCTCGTTACCGGAATTTTAAACATCAACGGAAGAGACGTCGCAATCTACGGACACGACTTTACTCTTCGCGCGGGTTCGATGGATGCGACCAACGGAAGCAAACTCGCCCGATTGATCTACATGGCTGGGGAACACGGAATTCCATTGATCGGTATGAACGATTCCGCCGGAGCCTACGTTCCAGCGGGAGTGGGCGGACTCGACGGGTACAGCGAGGCGTTTACCGCTCTTCGTAAAATCAGCGGCGTAGTTCCGAGTTTGATGCTCATGTTCGGATTCAACGCGGGGGGCGGTGCGTATCTTCCTCGTCAGGGATCGTTTATGATCCAGTGCGAAAATACGTTCTTCGGATTAACGGGACCGGGTGTCGTGAAGTCCGTTCTCGGTGAGGACATTTCCGCGGACGATTTAGGCGGACCGAAAGTGCACGGACAAAGCGGCGTTGTAGACATCGTAACGGGAGACGAGCTCGGATCTCTCAGAACCGCGCTTCGTTTGTTATCGTATCTTCCGGACAACAACCATTCTTTCGCTCCATTTCATCCGACTTCGGATCCGACAGATCGTTTTATCTACGAAGAAGAAATTCTATTTAAGAAAACGTTCAACTCTCCGACGGGGATGAACACTCCTTTTGATATCACTCTCTATCTGCAAAATATCTGCGATCACGGTCAGTATTTCGAAATCCAACCGCAGAGATCCAGAAACCTCGTTACCGCTTTCGGAAGAATCGGAGGTCACGTGGTCGCATTCGTCGCGAACAACTCGGCGGTTTCTTCGGGACAAATCGATATCAACGCCGCAAGAAAAGGAACTCGTTTTATCCGTTTTTGCAACCTCTACAATATCCCGATCGTGTTCTTGGAAGATACCACCGGATTCTTACCAGGAAAAGAACAGGAACAAAACGGAATCGTTTTAGAAGGAAGAAAACTTTTGGATTCCATCATTGATATCCGCACACCTCGTTTAACTTTGATTATTCGGAATGCGTTCGGTGGAGCCTATGCTTGTTTTAACTCCTACCACGTAGGAGCGGACATGGTTTTCGCGTTACCGACCGCAAGGATCGCCGTGATGGGCCCCGCTGGAAAAGACTACGTCTACAAGGATGATGTTTCAGCGATTCATAGAGAATATCAGGAAAACGTAAAGAAGGGAATGTCTGAAAAAGAAGCGATCGTAATTCGAGACAAAAAACTTCAGACTCTTTCCACACAGTATGAAAGGGAACTGATGAACCCAAAAGAAGCGCTTTCTCTCGGTTCGGTTTCCAGAATCGTTCTTCCCGGAACCACCAGAAACATTCTATTCCAAAATCTGGATTATTTAATCCGACATTACAAACCGGCGCCGTTGTCCGGACCTCAAAGGGAGTTTGAGTAA
- a CDS encoding STAS domain-containing protein, whose translation MEITSEIRNHSKIIHLIGNLDVHNTHKIESVFMDQIKTGNSPVLILDLSSVEFISSAGLRIIVAALRECKERDVELRLAGIKPAVKKVFDIIDMNSMFSIFETLESAIK comes from the coding sequence ATGGAAATCACATCTGAAATAAGAAATCATTCTAAAATTATCCACCTGATCGGGAACTTAGACGTTCACAACACTCATAAAATTGAATCGGTGTTCATGGATCAGATCAAGACGGGGAATTCTCCCGTTCTCATTTTAGATCTTTCCTCAGTCGAATTCATTTCTTCCGCCGGTCTTCGTATCATTGTCGCCGCTCTCAGAGAATGCAAAGAAAGAGACGTCGAACTTCGCCTCGCCGGAATCAAACCCGCGGTCAAAAAGGTTTTTGATATCATCGATATGAATTCGATGTTCAGCATTTTTGAAACCCTCGAGTCCGCTATAAAATAG
- the def gene encoding peptide deformylase, with amino-acid sequence MSVRKILRMGDPLLRQVSEPVTEDEIQTKEFKKLLKDMFDTMRHAEGVGLAAPQIGILKQIVVVGSEDNERYPGTPDVPDRVILNPIITPLTTESSGFWEGCLSVPGMRGYVERPNRIRMQWMDEKGKKLDETIDGYKAVVYQHECDHLLGVLYVDRLKDTKLFGFNDTLDSGGKILD; translated from the coding sequence ATGTCAGTAAGAAAAATTTTAAGAATGGGAGATCCCCTTCTCCGTCAAGTATCGGAACCCGTCACTGAAGACGAGATTCAAACAAAAGAATTTAAGAAACTCCTCAAAGATATGTTCGATACGATGCGTCATGCGGAAGGGGTTGGGCTCGCGGCACCCCAAATCGGAATCTTAAAACAGATCGTCGTGGTCGGTTCGGAGGATAACGAGCGTTATCCGGGAACGCCGGACGTTCCGGATCGAGTGATTTTAAATCCGATCATTACTCCTCTTACGACAGAAAGTTCCGGTTTTTGGGAAGGTTGTCTTTCCGTTCCCGGAATGAGAGGTTATGTGGAAAGACCGAATCGAATTCGAATGCAGTGGATGGACGAAAAAGGTAAAAAACTCGACGAGACGATCGACGGTTACAAAGCGGTCGTTTATCAACACGAATGCGATCATCTTCTCGGCGTTCTCTACGTGGATCGATTGAAAGACACCAAACTTTTCGGATTCAATGATACATTGGATTCCGGCGGAAAAATTCTAGATTAG
- a CDS encoding biotin/lipoyl-containing protein, with protein MIDFQNNRIQFHQSNSPWIRSFSLESIKCLIVCRGPVRKEAMEIFDSIGIREYGILLSEKDSVVYPMALAPELRGFRFPHNIHRVPDYMGAGNAEKLERIQQIISIAKDNKYTHIFAGYGFMAEDSEFISAIEKSGLVFMGPASYVADQAGSKDAAKKIARKLDVSVTPGVDNISSLALLAKAPDAKSLEKIAKDKGIDFTFDSSLPLDANAENLLDLGYSKIIELVSIADLQVEAEKECKKIWEKYSKNRIRFKYIGGGGGKGQRVVSKIEEVKGAVQEILSESKVTAPGTNKNFLIELNIENTRHNEIQLIGNGEWCLALGGRDCSVQMHEQKLLEISLTQELLEKEIASCASTNPKKAEVLKGDLKVLREMEEQSERFGAAVKLNSVSTFESIVDGTNHFFMEVNTRIQVEHRVTEMVYSLKFKNPENPNEFFIVDSLIEAMALLSLHGKRLQKPERILRYPSGAEVRINATNKAIQPHAGGVIMGWSKPLPEEIRDDQGISIRNPDMGLFVHYKVAGAYDSNIALLITHGETREDNLKRLGNILRRTELRGHDLQTNLLVHYGLINWILGKDAMFKPSTAFMISYLAGVGALERLMKDVDLEIAWKKTISDAPADAKKVLSRKLTLITRPIEAISKDAHLVAGFIGFHLNHSWKIANNKIEWLRNPIFILADLYHYLNMEADETQPPSEQIWDHDNEILQKAISFYQELSKKTGIAADSIELVTSLNGGKALKGVDASILPQVIQSHNGFQIGLELIKLLPSAGLNSGFYNLGVDEKLEAILPEEFKKSETRDAFIKFLAPPPKASSDEIVAPMGGMFYSKEAPDLPPMIQVGDHFKAGQPLFIVEVMKMFNKISAPFSGTVKEILLNDSDGKIISKGQTIFKIVPDEVIHIETDQEIAERKKKITLSLI; from the coding sequence ATGATCGACTTTCAAAACAATCGCATTCAATTTCATCAGTCCAATTCGCCTTGGATCCGTTCCTTCTCATTGGAATCGATCAAGTGTTTGATCGTTTGTAGAGGGCCGGTTCGAAAAGAAGCAATGGAAATCTTTGATTCGATCGGAATCAGAGAATACGGGATTCTTCTTTCGGAAAAAGATTCCGTCGTCTATCCGATGGCTCTTGCTCCGGAACTCAGAGGTTTTCGTTTTCCCCATAACATCCACAGGGTTCCCGATTATATGGGCGCCGGGAATGCGGAAAAACTGGAAAGAATCCAGCAGATCATTTCCATCGCAAAGGATAACAAATACACTCATATCTTTGCGGGTTACGGATTTATGGCGGAGGATTCCGAGTTTATTTCCGCGATCGAAAAAAGCGGTCTCGTTTTTATGGGTCCTGCTTCCTACGTAGCCGACCAAGCAGGTTCCAAAGACGCGGCGAAAAAAATCGCAAGAAAATTGGATGTATCGGTAACACCGGGTGTGGATAACATTTCTTCGCTCGCTCTACTTGCGAAAGCTCCGGATGCGAAATCTCTTGAAAAAATCGCAAAGGACAAAGGAATCGATTTTACTTTTGATTCTTCCCTTCCTCTCGACGCGAACGCAGAGAATCTATTGGATTTAGGATATTCTAAAATTATAGAACTCGTAAGTATCGCCGATCTTCAAGTCGAAGCCGAAAAAGAATGTAAGAAGATTTGGGAAAAATATTCCAAAAATCGAATTCGTTTTAAATATATCGGCGGTGGGGGCGGAAAAGGACAAAGGGTCGTTTCCAAGATCGAAGAAGTGAAAGGTGCAGTTCAAGAAATTCTTTCCGAATCGAAAGTGACCGCACCCGGAACGAATAAAAACTTCCTCATAGAATTAAACATCGAAAACACGAGACACAACGAAATCCAGTTGATCGGAAACGGAGAATGGTGTCTCGCTCTCGGTGGAAGAGATTGTTCCGTGCAGATGCACGAACAAAAACTCCTCGAAATTTCCCTCACGCAAGAATTGCTCGAGAAGGAAATTGCTTCGTGTGCTTCCACCAATCCGAAAAAAGCGGAAGTGTTAAAAGGAGACCTAAAGGTCCTTCGCGAAATGGAAGAACAGTCCGAACGATTCGGGGCCGCGGTGAAACTCAATAGTGTTTCCACATTCGAATCCATCGTGGACGGGACCAATCACTTCTTCATGGAAGTAAACACTCGGATTCAAGTGGAACACAGAGTGACCGAGATGGTCTATTCTTTGAAGTTTAAAAATCCGGAGAATCCGAACGAATTTTTTATCGTAGACAGTCTGATCGAAGCGATGGCTCTCCTTTCCTTACACGGAAAGAGACTGCAGAAACCGGAAAGGATTTTGCGATATCCATCCGGAGCCGAGGTTCGTATTAACGCCACCAACAAAGCGATCCAACCGCACGCGGGTGGAGTGATTATGGGTTGGTCCAAACCTCTGCCGGAAGAAATTCGCGACGACCAAGGGATCAGCATCCGAAATCCGGATATGGGTCTATTCGTACATTATAAAGTTGCGGGAGCTTATGATTCGAACATCGCTCTTTTGATCACACACGGAGAAACTCGTGAAGACAATTTAAAACGCCTGGGGAATATTTTAAGAAGAACAGAGCTCAGAGGACACGATCTTCAGACAAATCTTCTGGTTCACTACGGTTTGATCAACTGGATCCTCGGAAAGGATGCAATGTTTAAACCTTCGACTGCGTTTATGATTTCCTATCTCGCAGGCGTGGGTGCATTGGAAAGATTGATGAAGGACGTGGACTTAGAGATCGCTTGGAAGAAAACAATCTCCGATGCGCCGGCGGACGCGAAAAAGGTTCTGAGCCGTAAGCTCACTTTGATCACTAGACCGATCGAAGCGATTTCGAAAGACGCTCACTTAGTGGCCGGATTTATCGGGTTTCATTTAAACCATTCATGGAAAATCGCAAATAACAAGATCGAATGGCTGAGAAATCCGATTTTCATTCTCGCAGACCTCTATCACTATCTGAACATGGAAGCGGATGAAACTCAGCCCCCATCCGAGCAAATCTGGGATCATGACAACGAAATCCTACAAAAAGCGATTTCCTTTTATCAGGAATTGTCTAAAAAAACTGGGATTGCCGCAGACTCGATTGAACTCGTTACGAGCCTCAATGGCGGAAAAGCTTTGAAAGGAGTGGACGCTTCGATATTACCGCAAGTGATTCAATCGCACAATGGATTTCAAATCGGACTCGAGTTGATCAAACTTCTTCCGTCCGCAGGTTTGAATTCCGGTTTTTATAACCTGGGAGTGGATGAAAAACTGGAAGCCATTCTTCCGGAAGAATTTAAGAAATCCGAAACCAGAGATGCGTTTATTAAATTTTTAGCTCCTCCTCCAAAAGCAAGTTCCGACGAGATCGTTGCGCCTATGGGTGGTATGTTCTACTCGAAGGAGGCTCCGGATCTACCGCCGATGATTCAAGTCGGAGACCATTTCAAGGCTGGACAACCGCTCTTTATCGTAGAAGTAATGAAAATGTTTAATAAGATTTCCGCTCCGTTTAGCGGAACCGTAAAAGAGATTTTGTTAAACGACAGCGATGGAAAGATTATTTCGAAAGGTCAGACGATCTTCAAAATTGTTCCGGACGAAGTGATTCATATCGAAACCGATCAGGAGATTGCGGAGAGAAAGAAAAAAATCACCTTGAGTTTAATCTGA
- a CDS encoding SpoIIE family protein phosphatase, with product MISSKKQDSLLRQTSDGKLYLEDNPGLTIVFESLLTEIIQLTSAKFGIFNFRLEDGTPRSILGNPPPNAIEEAKLVSNFCLKTGQDINLKKGKSPSKLIPPLEYNAVCCVLHVGELGVSSSENQKKIFGTIFLGRPDEEGGEFRESDFEHLRATTRIISDLLEESFVSGESSLVVLSLMTTSRVALESVQIRKQTDRFDFLLTEIIRVSGLINKSLDLSQLLEAIMLSSKSVFRTEACSVLLLDDSREYLYFHTVLGEKKDEVTKVRVPVGKGVAGMVVQDKQPMIINDAMNDPRVYREVDKVSHFVTRNIMAAPLLVEGQVIGVIEAINTIDRSFFTEEDMELFLSFSGTSALAIQKTGLLQNLEAANKDLRKKVSELESLFELSQVVSSAKNQADLMKQSIPVIHGEMDAGKTGIFLINRKMGILTSISYTSEKTVEIFRTTSYQGSFIHRSIEEEKTTVKEDIQNFAFDHELDLEYLKGSYIVLPLTHQGRSAFGAITVSDRVDKLSYNHSHLRLLQTFASLIARGHETLKLQNEMISRKALQRSLEREIEITREIQKNILPEPKSFNSNFDLGVKSVPAKEVSGDFYDYYQYQDGQYSFLVSDVSGKSLPAAIFMAMSSSIIRTLARNHDLNPEEILKQGNALIYEDSHNGMFVTTFFIHYNPAIFTLDYASAGHNDQILIHKDGTWELIKGSGPPLGVITSASYKGGSLTVEPGDMVILYTDGAIEEKNAKDEEFGLERMIEEIIARKHLPSAQIIEELFRLVREFSGTPELYDDFTVMILKFNDDYQFSREFEASTSAIPLFREFVYETIKVRDLDEALRDDILLACDEAGTNIVMHGYENTTLKNPKFECKIRFTGDWITIVLIDSGKVFQRREVQEPSIEDNLSGKRKGGFGVYLIEKLMDSVDYSSEGGKNVLVLKKNFQHKASNGNHI from the coding sequence TTGATCTCGAGTAAAAAACAAGATTCTCTCCTCAGACAAACTTCTGATGGAAAACTCTACCTGGAAGACAATCCAGGTTTGACGATTGTTTTTGAATCTCTTCTCACGGAAATCATTCAACTCACATCCGCAAAATTCGGCATATTCAATTTTCGTTTAGAAGACGGGACACCGCGTTCGATCCTCGGAAATCCGCCTCCCAATGCGATCGAAGAAGCGAAACTCGTTTCGAATTTTTGTCTCAAAACCGGACAGGACATCAATCTCAAAAAAGGAAAAAGCCCGAGCAAACTGATTCCTCCTTTAGAATACAACGCGGTTTGTTGTGTGCTTCACGTCGGAGAATTGGGAGTTTCTTCTTCCGAAAATCAGAAAAAAATATTCGGAACGATCTTTCTCGGAAGACCAGATGAAGAAGGTGGTGAATTCAGAGAATCGGACTTTGAACACCTAAGAGCGACAACTCGAATCATCTCCGATCTTTTGGAAGAATCCTTCGTCTCCGGAGAATCTTCTCTCGTAGTTCTTTCTTTGATGACAACTTCCCGAGTCGCGCTGGAGTCGGTTCAAATCCGAAAACAAACGGATCGGTTCGATTTCCTTTTAACTGAGATCATTCGAGTTTCCGGGCTGATCAACAAGTCTTTAGATCTTTCGCAACTTTTGGAAGCGATTATGCTTTCGTCCAAATCGGTTTTTCGAACGGAGGCTTGTAGCGTTCTCCTTTTGGACGATTCCAGAGAATACCTCTACTTCCATACGGTCTTAGGTGAAAAAAAGGACGAGGTCACAAAGGTTCGAGTTCCGGTTGGAAAGGGGGTCGCGGGGATGGTCGTGCAAGACAAACAACCGATGATCATCAACGACGCTATGAACGATCCCCGTGTTTATCGGGAAGTGGACAAGGTCTCTCATTTTGTTACGAGAAATATCATGGCGGCTCCACTTTTAGTGGAAGGCCAGGTTATTGGAGTCATCGAAGCGATCAATACGATCGATCGTAGTTTTTTTACCGAAGAAGACATGGAGTTATTCTTAAGTTTCTCCGGAACTTCCGCTCTCGCAATACAGAAGACCGGTCTTCTTCAAAATCTGGAGGCCGCCAACAAGGATCTTCGGAAAAAAGTCTCCGAATTGGAAAGTCTCTTCGAACTTTCCCAAGTGGTTTCTTCCGCGAAAAACCAAGCGGATCTGATGAAACAATCCATTCCGGTGATTCACGGAGAAATGGACGCCGGTAAAACGGGAATTTTTCTCATCAATCGTAAGATGGGAATTCTTACTTCGATTTCTTATACTTCCGAAAAAACCGTCGAGATCTTTCGGACAACGAGCTATCAGGGAAGTTTTATCCATCGTTCCATCGAAGAGGAAAAAACCACCGTCAAAGAGGATATTCAAAATTTTGCATTCGATCACGAACTCGATTTGGAATATCTCAAAGGTTCTTATATCGTTCTACCTCTGACCCACCAAGGAAGAAGCGCCTTCGGTGCAATCACGGTGTCGGATCGGGTGGACAAACTTTCCTACAATCATTCTCACCTGAGACTTTTGCAGACGTTCGCATCGCTCATCGCGAGGGGTCACGAAACTCTCAAACTTCAGAATGAAATGATTTCGAGAAAGGCGTTGCAACGATCTTTGGAACGAGAGATTGAAATCACGAGAGAGATTCAAAAAAACATTCTTCCGGAGCCGAAGAGCTTTAATTCCAACTTCGATCTCGGTGTAAAATCGGTTCCTGCAAAAGAAGTTTCGGGAGATTTTTACGATTACTATCAATACCAGGACGGACAGTATTCCTTCCTCGTTTCGGACGTTTCCGGAAAAAGTCTTCCCGCCGCAATTTTTATGGCGATGAGTTCGTCCATCATTCGAACCTTAGCCCGAAATCACGATCTCAATCCGGAAGAGATTTTAAAACAAGGAAACGCACTCATCTACGAAGATTCTCACAACGGAATGTTTGTGACGACTTTCTTCATTCACTACAACCCCGCGATCTTTACGTTAGATTATGCGTCCGCCGGACACAACGATCAAATCCTGATTCACAAAGACGGAACCTGGGAATTGATCAAAGGTTCTGGACCTCCACTCGGTGTGATCACTTCCGCGAGTTATAAGGGAGGAAGTCTGACCGTGGAACCGGGGGATATGGTGATTCTTTATACGGACGGAGCGATCGAAGAGAAGAATGCGAAGGACGAAGAATTCGGATTAGAAAGAATGATCGAAGAAATCATCGCAAGAAAACATCTTCCTTCCGCGCAGATCATCGAAGAACTCTTTCGTCTCGTTCGAGAATTCTCGGGAACACCGGAGCTCTATGACGACTTCACGGTGATGATCTTAAAGTTCAACGACGACTATCAATTCTCCAGAGAATTTGAAGCGAGCACTTCCGCGATTCCTCTGTTTCGGGAATTCGTCTACGAAACGATTAAAGTTCGCGATCTTGACGAAGCTCTGAGAGACGATATTCTTCTCGCTTGCGATGAAGCCGGAACGAACATCGTGATGCACGGTTATGAAAATACCACTTTGAAAAATCCAAAGTTCGAATGTAAAATACGCTTTACAGGGGACTGGATTACCATTGTATTAATTGATTCCGGGAAAGTCTTTCAGAGAAGAGAAGTCCAAGAGCCTTCAATCGAGGACAATCTGAGCGGCAAAAGAAAAGGTGGATTCGGCGTCTATCTGATCGAAAAGCTCATGGATTCCGTCGATTATTCAAGCGAAGGCGGAAAAAACGTTTTAGTTCTCAAGAAGAATTTTCAACATAAGGCTTCGAATGGAAATCACATCTGA